The Polaribacter tangerinus genome has a segment encoding these proteins:
- a CDS encoding amidase family protein produces MKSKIKEIHQQLVSKEISCTNLVQGKLKLLKQNTHNTVNYLLDSLALELAKKVDEKIAKGETIGLLEGIPFGVKDVFMLQGIPTTASSKFLKNYKSSYTATAIQKLLDAGAIPIVKENCDSFGHGSSSENTIFGAVKNALNPALVGGGSSGGSAVNVAKEYTVFSIGGDTGGSIRQPAGYNKVYGLKPTYGLISRYGLIAYASSTDCVGPIATSIEDIRIVLNTIRGKDVRDQTTYASDEILADSSSRTSTIKTVGYYSSFVKSDAISPETKASFLATIQKIKEKGIKVKELDFFNADVLVSTYYTLAMAETASNLSRLDGTNYGKRIDGDNLKESYAITRSENFSEESKRRIVGGNQVLSQGFSDEIYIKAQRLRNQISSRFSKDFLEVDVVLSPVTPATPPKIGESLKNPLAMYLSDAYTVGFSLGELPTLTIPNGTETGLQITADKKNETQILQFANFLNDIL; encoded by the coding sequence ATGAAGTCGAAAATAAAAGAGATACATCAGCAATTGGTGTCAAAAGAAATTTCATGTACAAATTTGGTACAAGGAAAATTAAAACTATTAAAACAAAACACACATAATACTGTTAATTATTTATTAGATTCTTTAGCTTTAGAATTGGCTAAAAAAGTAGATGAAAAAATAGCAAAAGGTGAAACAATTGGTCTTTTAGAAGGTATTCCGTTTGGTGTTAAAGATGTATTTATGCTTCAGGGAATACCAACAACTGCAAGCTCAAAATTTTTAAAAAACTACAAATCTTCATATACAGCCACTGCAATTCAAAAATTATTAGATGCTGGTGCAATACCAATTGTAAAAGAAAATTGCGATAGTTTTGGGCATGGGTCTTCATCTGAAAACACCATTTTTGGTGCTGTAAAAAACGCTCTAAACCCAGCTTTAGTTGGTGGAGGTTCTTCTGGAGGTTCTGCTGTAAATGTGGCAAAAGAGTATACTGTCTTTTCAATTGGCGGCGATACTGGTGGTTCTATTCGTCAGCCAGCAGGTTATAATAAGGTATATGGTTTAAAACCAACGTATGGGCTCATTTCTCGATACGGATTAATAGCCTACGCTTCTTCTACGGATTGTGTTGGACCAATTGCAACCTCAATTGAAGATATTAGAATTGTTTTAAATACCATAAGAGGAAAAGATGTTAGAGACCAAACTACTTATGCTTCAGATGAAATTCTAGCCGATTCATCTTCTAGGACTTCAACAATAAAAACAGTGGGATATTATAGTAGCTTTGTTAAAAGTGATGCGATTTCACCAGAAACAAAAGCCAGTTTTTTAGCAACTATTCAAAAAATAAAAGAAAAAGGAATTAAAGTAAAAGAATTAGATTTTTTTAATGCCGATGTTTTAGTTTCTACATATTACACACTAGCAATGGCAGAAACCGCTTCGAATTTGTCTCGTTTAGATGGTACAAATTATGGCAAAAGAATAGATGGTGATAATTTAAAAGAGAGTTATGCAATAACTCGCTCAGAGAATTTTTCTGAAGAGTCTAAACGAAGAATTGTTGGAGGAAATCAAGTTTTGTCTCAAGGTTTTTCGGATGAAATTTACATAAAAGCACAACGTTTAAGAAATCAAATTTCTTCGAGATTTTCAAAAGATTTTTTAGAGGTAGATGTTGTTTTATCACCAGTTACTCCTGCCACTCCTCCCAAAATTGGTGAAAGTTTAAAAAATCCGTTGGCAATGTATTTGTCCGATGCTTATACGGTTGGTTTTAGTTTGGGAGAATTACCAACGTTAACAATTCCAAATGGAACTGAAACAGGTTTACAAATTACAGCAGACAAGAAAAATGAAACGCAAATTTTACAGTTTGCAAACTTTTTAAACGATATTTTATAA
- the gatB/aspS gene encoding bifunctional amidotransferase subunit GatB/aspartate--tRNA ligase AspS, whose product MELEQINDALKAHDLELIIGLETHVRLNTKTKLFCTCSNEEAVVPNTNICSVCTGQMGVLPAINKAAITKAIYFGKAVKSSFSNEVISWDRKHYEYPDNPKNIQITQYHNPVIPDGEVSCFRNDGSQFTVILNQVHIEEDAAKLMHEKDVSLVDFNKAGVPLIEIVTNPCIRNIEDASTYAQYIHRIVQNIGISEANLEKGEFKSDVSVSLRKIGETNLNPRTEIKNLNSFKFMVDALKEEVEKQFRYYEKNKKFRPDQTTVLWDADLKQTKTMRKKEFEADYRFISEPDIPFVNIKNAIDNTFIDASALPFSVESILIKSGILPQDAKFFTSDAIRSKTFMAINNAINDASFVAKTLVNTIKADEYERIENVNDLIDIFLLFKADKITPVLLQNGVSASLKNPSFNYKKYFEENTISESKIREVVAKVLSNNEAIAAEIKQGNKGKAGILVGKVIAIIGKAASGKVIRNEIISQTLGTTLKVEKQSSKIENTVHKNENLSTKKHAVEELHTVPIIIKEQYRTHTIAELSEKSITEKVTLSGWVSSVRDHGDLMFIDLRDSSYQIFQVRLSRESFSNLDELIKLKPESVISVTGVIIQRSEDDYNAGIRTGKLELETTDLEILNLSKTLPFEIKRATKTNETVRFQYKFLDHRNDAVRRAIINRHKVIKLLRDMLDEEEFLEIETPILTAGTDEGAREFIVPTRKQSGSFYTLPQAPQQFKQMLMVGGFEKYFQIARCFRDEDSRGDRQPEFTQLDIEMAYASMQQIIGLNTKMFNEVVRKIYGKKWILHPFKVLTYKEAMDKYGCDRPDLRYGLQMQDITAIVKDTTFQVFSKPIAAGGVVKCIKVSAQEQGNKRMSKGQIESLTDIAQQNGLGGLAYIIVNESDLQSPIIKFLGEEIAANIIKVTEAKVGDIVFFSAADYATANKALDAVRQEMARVLNLINPKELRPAWVVDFPMFEKTDEGKWTFTHNPFSMPAVYDLEKHMNGNEEEIGTIIAQQYDLILNGYEIGGGSVRAHKAEILEATYKNMGYSKEEMLKSVGTMYKAFQYGAPPHGGIAWGVDRLMMILEKKSSIREVMAFPKTGASEDLLFHAPSPLSDKKVEEMNVRILRK is encoded by the coding sequence ATGGAATTAGAGCAAATAAATGATGCTTTAAAAGCACACGATTTAGAGTTAATTATCGGTTTAGAAACACATGTTCGTTTAAATACAAAAACAAAATTATTTTGTACCTGTTCTAACGAAGAAGCAGTTGTGCCAAATACTAATATTTGTTCAGTTTGCACAGGTCAAATGGGTGTTTTACCAGCTATTAACAAAGCAGCAATTACAAAGGCAATATATTTTGGTAAAGCCGTAAAGTCGAGTTTTTCTAATGAGGTAATATCTTGGGACAGAAAACATTATGAGTATCCAGATAACCCAAAAAACATACAAATTACACAATATCATAATCCGGTAATTCCCGACGGAGAAGTTTCTTGCTTTAGAAATGATGGCTCACAGTTTACTGTTATTTTAAATCAGGTTCACATAGAAGAGGATGCAGCAAAATTAATGCATGAGAAAGATGTTTCTTTGGTAGATTTTAACAAGGCTGGAGTACCTTTAATAGAGATAGTAACCAATCCTTGCATCAGAAATATAGAAGATGCTTCTACCTATGCACAATACATTCATCGTATTGTTCAAAATATTGGTATTTCAGAGGCAAATCTAGAAAAAGGAGAATTTAAGTCAGATGTTTCTGTGTCTCTTAGAAAGATTGGAGAAACAAATTTAAACCCCAGAACAGAGATAAAAAACCTTAATTCTTTTAAGTTCATGGTAGATGCTTTAAAAGAAGAAGTAGAAAAACAATTTAGGTATTACGAAAAAAATAAAAAGTTTAGACCAGATCAAACAACTGTTTTATGGGATGCAGATTTAAAGCAAACCAAAACCATGCGAAAAAAGGAGTTTGAGGCAGATTACCGTTTCATTTCAGAGCCAGATATTCCGTTTGTTAACATCAAAAATGCTATAGATAACACTTTTATAGATGCTAGTGCATTGCCTTTTAGTGTAGAGTCAATATTAATAAAGAGTGGAATTTTACCTCAAGATGCCAAGTTTTTTACTTCGGATGCCATTCGTTCAAAAACTTTTATGGCTATTAATAATGCTATAAATGATGCTTCTTTTGTGGCAAAAACACTAGTAAATACCATAAAAGCAGATGAGTATGAACGCATAGAAAATGTAAACGATTTAATTGATATTTTTTTATTGTTTAAAGCAGACAAAATAACACCTGTTTTACTTCAAAATGGGGTAAGTGCTTCTCTAAAAAATCCTAGTTTTAATTACAAGAAGTATTTTGAAGAGAATACAATATCAGAGAGCAAAATACGCGAAGTAGTAGCTAAAGTACTTTCTAATAATGAAGCTATTGCAGCAGAGATAAAACAAGGCAACAAAGGGAAAGCCGGTATTTTGGTGGGTAAAGTTATTGCTATTATAGGAAAAGCAGCATCAGGAAAAGTAATTCGAAACGAAATTATTTCTCAAACTTTAGGAACAACGCTAAAAGTAGAAAAACAGTCTAGCAAAATTGAAAATACCGTTCATAAAAACGAAAATCTATCAACAAAAAAACACGCTGTAGAAGAGTTACATACTGTTCCAATTATTATAAAAGAACAATACAGAACTCATACGATTGCTGAATTATCAGAAAAATCTATTACAGAAAAAGTTACATTATCTGGCTGGGTTTCTAGTGTAAGAGATCATGGCGATTTAATGTTTATCGATTTGCGAGATTCTAGCTACCAGATTTTTCAAGTTCGTTTAAGCAGAGAGTCGTTTTCGAATTTAGATGAATTGATAAAATTGAAACCAGAATCTGTAATTTCTGTTACAGGAGTAATTATACAAAGAAGCGAAGACGATTATAACGCAGGTATACGTACGGGTAAATTAGAACTTGAAACTACCGATTTAGAAATTTTAAACCTTTCTAAAACGTTGCCTTTCGAAATAAAAAGAGCAACAAAAACAAATGAAACAGTTCGTTTTCAGTATAAGTTTTTAGATCATAGGAATGATGCAGTTCGACGTGCCATAATAAATAGGCATAAAGTGATAAAGTTATTGCGTGATATGTTAGATGAAGAAGAGTTTTTAGAAATTGAAACTCCAATTTTAACTGCAGGAACAGATGAGGGAGCTAGAGAATTTATAGTTCCAACAAGAAAACAGTCGGGTTCTTTTTATACACTACCACAAGCTCCGCAGCAATTTAAGCAGATGCTAATGGTGGGCGGATTTGAAAAATACTTTCAAATTGCACGCTGTTTTAGAGATGAAGATTCTCGAGGAGACAGGCAGCCCGAATTTACACAATTAGATATCGAAATGGCCTACGCAAGTATGCAACAAATTATAGGTTTAAATACCAAAATGTTTAATGAAGTTGTTCGTAAAATTTATGGTAAAAAATGGATTTTGCATCCTTTTAAGGTGTTAACTTACAAAGAGGCTATGGATAAATATGGTTGTGATAGACCAGATTTGCGCTATGGGTTGCAAATGCAAGATATTACAGCGATTGTTAAGGATACCACTTTTCAGGTTTTTAGCAAACCAATTGCTGCAGGCGGTGTAGTAAAATGTATTAAAGTATCTGCTCAAGAACAAGGAAATAAAAGAATGTCTAAAGGACAGATTGAAAGCCTTACAGATATTGCACAACAAAACGGTTTGGGCGGATTGGCGTATATTATTGTTAACGAATCCGATTTACAATCGCCAATTATTAAGTTTTTAGGAGAAGAAATTGCCGCAAATATCATCAAAGTAACCGAAGCAAAAGTGGGAGATATTGTGTTTTTCTCAGCTGCAGACTACGCAACTGCAAATAAAGCGTTAGATGCTGTGAGACAAGAAATGGCTCGTGTTTTAAATTTGATAAATCCAAAAGAATTAAGGCCAGCTTGGGTTGTAGACTTTCCAATGTTTGAAAAAACAGATGAAGGAAAATGGACGTTTACCCATAATCCATTTTCGATGCCAGCAGTATACGATTTAGAAAAGCACATGAATGGGAATGAGGAGGAAATCGGAACTATAATTGCACAACAATACGATTTAATTTTAAATGGTTATGAAATTGGCGGAGGTTCAGTTCGTGCCCATAAAGCAGAAATTTTAGAGGCCACATACAAAAACATGGGATACTCTAAAGAAGAAATGTTAAAAAGTGTGGGAACGATGTACAAAGCTTTTCAGTATGGAGCGCCGCCGCATGGAGGAATTGCTTGGGGTGTAGACAGGTTAATGATGATTTTAGAGAAAAAATCATCTATAAGAGAAGTAATGGCATTTCCAAAAACAGGTGCCTCAGAAGACTTATTATTTCATGCACCTTCGCCATTGTCTGATAAAAAAGTAGAAGAGATGAATGTACGAATTTTAAGAAAATAG
- the mdh gene encoding malate dehydrogenase, with protein sequence MKVTVVGAGAVGASCAEYIAIKNFASEVVLLDIKEGYAEGKAMDLMQTASLNNFDTKITGSTNDYTKTANSDICVITSGIPRKPGMTREELIGINAGIVKTVSSNLIEHSPNTIIIVVSNPMDTMTYLVHKTTGLPKNRIIGMGGALDSARFKYRLAEALNAPISDVDGMVIGGHSDKGMVPLTRLATRNSVPVSEFISAERLEQVLQDTKVGGATLTGLLGTSAWYAPGAAVSGMVQAIACDTKKIFPCSSLLEGEYGLNDLCIGVPAVLGKNGIESIVEINLNDAEKAHLQESAAGVSKTNGLLEL encoded by the coding sequence ATGAAAGTTACAGTTGTTGGTGCAGGAGCAGTAGGTGCAAGTTGTGCAGAGTATATTGCAATTAAAAATTTTGCATCTGAAGTAGTACTATTAGATATTAAAGAAGGATATGCAGAAGGTAAGGCAATGGATTTAATGCAAACAGCTTCTTTAAACAATTTTGACACAAAAATTACAGGAAGTACAAATGATTATACCAAAACAGCAAATTCTGACATTTGTGTAATTACTTCAGGAATCCCAAGAAAACCAGGTATGACCAGAGAAGAGTTAATTGGAATAAATGCAGGTATTGTAAAAACGGTATCTTCTAACCTTATAGAACACTCTCCTAACACAATTATCATCGTAGTTTCTAACCCAATGGACACTATGACTTATCTTGTTCACAAAACTACAGGACTTCCAAAAAATAGAATTATTGGTATGGGAGGAGCACTAGACTCAGCTAGATTTAAATACAGATTAGCAGAAGCATTAAACGCTCCAATTTCTGATGTTGACGGAATGGTTATTGGTGGGCACTCAGACAAAGGGATGGTTCCTTTAACTAGATTAGCCACAAGAAACTCAGTACCAGTCTCTGAATTTATATCCGCAGAAAGACTAGAACAAGTATTACAAGACACAAAAGTTGGTGGCGCAACCTTAACAGGTTTGCTGGGTACCTCTGCATGGTATGCACCAGGAGCAGCAGTTTCTGGAATGGTTCAAGCGATTGCTTGCGACACAAAAAAAATATTTCCATGTTCTAGCCTTTTAGAAGGAGAATATGGCCTTAACGACTTATGTATTGGAGTTCCTGCTGTTTTAGGAAAAAATGGAATTGAAAGTATTGTAGAAATCAATTTAAATGATGCCGAAAAAGCTCATTTACAAGAATCTGCTGCTGGTGTTTCTAAAACTAACGGGTTACTAGAGTTGTAA
- the gyrB gene encoding DNA topoisomerase (ATP-hydrolyzing) subunit B, whose product MSEDIKKEYDASSIQALEGMEHVRMRPSMYIGDVGIRGLHHLVYEVVDNSIDEAMGGYCDRIDVTINEDNSITTKDNGRGIPVGIHKKEGVSALQVVMTKIGAGGKFDKDSYKVSGGLHGVGVSCVNALSDHLRATVHKEGKVWEQEYERGKALYPVKTIGETDFTGTIVTFLPDKSIFKQSTEFSYETLATRMRELSFLNKGITITLTDKREKDDEGNFISEVFHSDEGLPEFIKYLDSTREQLTANVISMEGEKNGIPVEVAMVYNTSYAENLHSYVNNINTHEGGTHLSGFRRGLTSTLKKYADESGLLKNVKFEIAGDDFREGLTAIVSVKVQEPQFEGQTKTKLGNREVTSAVSQAVSEMLADYLEENPNDAKTIVQKVILAATARHAARKAREMVQRKTVMSIGGLPGKLSDCSETDPAQCEIFLVEGDSAGGTAKQGRDRNFQAILPLRGKILNVEKAMQHKVFENEEIKNMFTALGVSIGTEEDPRALNLSKVRYHKVVIMCDADVDGSHIATLILTFFFRYMREMVEQGYVYIATPPLYLVKKGQKREYAWDDNQRDLIAQQMGGSATIQRYKGLGEMNAEQLWDTTMNPEFRTLRKVVINSPTEADRVFSMLMGDEVPPRRDFIERNAKYAKIDV is encoded by the coding sequence ATGAGCGAAGACATTAAAAAAGAATATGACGCGTCTAGTATTCAGGCATTAGAAGGAATGGAGCATGTAAGAATGCGCCCTTCCATGTATATTGGAGACGTTGGTATTCGTGGTTTACACCATTTAGTATACGAAGTTGTAGATAATTCTATTGATGAAGCCATGGGTGGTTATTGCGACAGAATTGATGTAACTATTAATGAAGACAATTCTATAACAACCAAAGATAACGGACGTGGAATTCCTGTTGGAATACACAAAAAAGAGGGAGTTTCTGCATTACAAGTAGTAATGACAAAAATTGGTGCAGGTGGTAAATTCGACAAAGATTCTTACAAAGTTTCGGGTGGTTTACACGGTGTTGGTGTTAGTTGTGTGAACGCATTATCCGATCATTTAAGAGCTACAGTTCATAAAGAAGGAAAAGTTTGGGAGCAAGAATATGAAAGAGGAAAGGCTTTATACCCTGTTAAAACAATTGGAGAAACAGATTTTACTGGAACCATAGTAACCTTTTTACCAGACAAATCTATCTTTAAGCAAAGTACAGAATTTAGCTACGAAACACTAGCTACCCGTATGAGAGAATTGTCTTTTTTAAATAAAGGAATTACTATTACACTTACAGATAAAAGAGAAAAAGATGATGAAGGAAACTTTATTTCTGAAGTTTTTCATAGTGATGAAGGTTTACCAGAATTTATAAAATATTTAGATTCTACCAGAGAGCAATTAACGGCAAACGTTATTTCTATGGAAGGCGAAAAAAATGGCATTCCTGTAGAAGTTGCCATGGTTTATAATACTTCATACGCAGAAAATCTTCACTCTTACGTTAACAACATTAACACTCACGAAGGAGGAACGCACTTATCTGGTTTTAGAAGAGGTTTAACAAGTACATTAAAAAAATATGCTGATGAATCTGGACTCTTAAAAAACGTAAAATTTGAAATTGCTGGTGACGACTTTAGAGAAGGACTAACAGCAATAGTATCTGTAAAAGTTCAGGAACCACAGTTTGAAGGGCAAACAAAAACAAAATTAGGAAACAGAGAAGTTACATCTGCAGTTTCTCAAGCAGTTTCTGAAATGCTAGCAGACTATTTAGAGGAAAATCCTAACGATGCTAAAACAATAGTTCAGAAAGTTATTTTAGCAGCAACAGCAAGACATGCAGCGCGCAAAGCAAGAGAAATGGTTCAGCGTAAAACAGTAATGTCTATTGGTGGTTTACCTGGTAAATTATCTGACTGCTCAGAAACCGACCCTGCACAATGTGAAATTTTCTTAGTAGAGGGAGATTCAGCCGGAGGTACTGCTAAACAAGGTCGAGATAGAAACTTTCAAGCAATTTTACCTCTTCGTGGAAAAATTTTAAATGTTGAAAAAGCAATGCAACACAAAGTTTTTGAAAACGAAGAAATTAAAAATATGTTTACCGCACTTGGCGTTTCTATCGGTACAGAAGAAGACCCAAGAGCCCTTAACCTAAGTAAAGTAAGATACCATAAAGTAGTTATTATGTGTGATGCGGATGTAGATGGCTCTCACATTGCAACCCTAATTTTAACTTTCTTCTTTAGATACATGAGAGAGATGGTAGAACAAGGGTACGTTTACATTGCAACCCCACCACTTTACCTTGTTAAAAAAGGTCAGAAAAGAGAGTATGCTTGGGATGACAATCAGCGAGATTTAATTGCTCAACAAATGGGCGGTTCCGCAACAATTCAAAGATATAAAGGTCTTGGAGAAATGAATGCAGAACAACTATGGGACACTACCATGAATCCTGAATTTAGAACTTTACGAAAGGTAGTTATTAATAGCCCTACAGAAGCAGATAGAGTTTTTTCTATGCTTATGGGAGATGAAGTACCACCTCGAAGAGACTTTATTGAAAGGAATGCAAAATACGCAAAAATTGATGTGTAA
- a CDS encoding DUF6588 family protein — translation MKKIILSLICSFVIGITLKAQEGFEAILLAEKNDTEKLLQAYFSPGMEGFINAMNNGWYHTAKVHKVLGFDLSIGASGALIPNEKELFNIPALGLTSVSSASTTASTFAGPSTNTQMTVQRNINGQSATTSFEFPGGITEDLPANVIPAPMVQLNIGLPWKLEAMVRMVPEINLGDDDGSVKMLGLGVKKEITNWFGPLDKTPFHISLLAAYTTMDVNYEIGDLSSSNIEVRNGFSTFNLTSFTAQAIASLNLPILNLYGGVGYNSGNASYEMSGTFTGIYNTNQPAPNDKIRETLYIPGNLDFESNGVMATVGARISLGFLKIFGSYTLQEYNTANLGIAISIR, via the coding sequence ATGAAAAAAATTATTTTATCACTTATTTGCTCCTTTGTAATAGGAATAACCCTAAAAGCTCAAGAGGGCTTTGAAGCTATTCTATTAGCAGAAAAAAACGATACTGAAAAACTACTCCAAGCTTACTTCTCTCCTGGTATGGAAGGATTTATCAATGCTATGAATAATGGCTGGTACCATACTGCAAAAGTTCATAAAGTGCTCGGTTTCGACCTATCAATTGGTGCTAGTGGAGCCTTAATTCCGAATGAAAAAGAACTGTTTAACATTCCTGCATTAGGTTTAACTTCTGTATCATCTGCTAGTACAACAGCTTCTACGTTTGCTGGACCCAGCACCAATACTCAAATGACAGTTCAAAGAAATATAAACGGACAATCCGCCACCACTAGTTTTGAATTCCCTGGTGGTATAACCGAAGACCTGCCTGCAAATGTAATTCCTGCACCAATGGTTCAACTAAACATAGGGCTGCCATGGAAACTAGAAGCCATGGTTAGAATGGTGCCTGAAATAAATCTAGGAGATGATGACGGCTCTGTAAAAATGCTCGGACTTGGGGTAAAAAAAGAAATTACCAATTGGTTTGGTCCTTTAGACAAAACACCTTTTCATATCTCTTTATTAGCTGCATACACCACTATGGATGTAAATTATGAAATAGGAGACCTTAGCAGCAGTAACATAGAGGTTAGAAATGGTTTCAGTACGTTTAACCTCACCTCTTTTACGGCACAAGCAATTGCGTCTTTAAACCTACCAATTCTTAACTTATACGGTGGCGTTGGTTACAACAGCGGAAATGCATCTTATGAAATGAGTGGTACATTTACAGGTATTTACAATACCAATCAACCGGCACCAAACGATAAAATAAGAGAAACTTTATACATTCCTGGAAATTTAGATTTTGAATCGAATGGAGTGATGGCAACTGTTGGAGCTAGAATAAGTTTAGGCTTTCTTAAAATATTCGGAAGCTACACTCTTCAAGAATATAATACTGCAAACTTAGGAATAGCAATTAGCATTCGATAA